TCGATCTGGGCACCTTCATCGTAGGGACGGGCGCCTGCGGCGACTATCAGGCCCGGGGCCTATTCACCATCGGACAGTGCTCCGGTACCCGCGGCCGCGCCTGGATGCGATTCGCGACCAGCCGGCTGAGGTGTGCCACGAGGTCGTTGGCCCACACTAGGAACCGGCCGCCGGCGAGCGGATCGAGCACGCTCACCTGCTCCACCGTGCGCTCCGGGTCTGCCCACCAGCGCTCCACCGAGTCGCCCAGTTCGAAGGTATAGAGCACGCGCAGGCCAGCGGCGGCCGCCCTGACCGTCGGAATGTCGTGGATGTTCGGCGCGAGGTCGAACCGGCGCCGGTAGGACTCCGGCCAGAATCCGGCCCGGGCTTGCGGGTACGACTGGTAGACACGTGCGTTCGGCTCAGCTGCCGCCGCGCAGCCGACGGGGTCCGGGGGTGGCATCGGCGAATCGAACCGGCATCGGATGGCGGAAGATATCCGGATCGGATAGTGTTCAGGTGGGCTGATGCGGGATTTCGTGACGGTGGAAACGGTGGCGTTGCTCACCGACCTCTATGAGCTGACCATGGCGCAGGGCTATTTCCGCGAGGCACGCAACGAGCGCGCCACCTTCGATCTGTTCGTTCGAACGCTGCCGCCGCGGCGCGGGTTCCTGGTCGCCGCCGGCCTCGACACCATCCTCGAGTATCTCGAAGATCTACGCTTCTCCGAGCAGTCGATTGCCTACCTGCGTACGCTGCGCCTGTTTGACGACGCGTTCCTCGACTATCTCCGGACCTTCGCGTTCACAGGAGACGTCCGGGCAATCCCGGAGGGCGAACTAGTCTTTCCGCAGGAGCCACTCGTCGAGGTCACGGCGCCGCGCATCGAGGCGCAACTGGTGGAGACGTTCCTCCTCAACCAGATCAACTGTCAGACGATGCTGGCCACAAAAGCCGCACGGGTCGTCTTGGCCGCGGGCGGCCGCCCGGTCGTAGACTTTTCTCCGCGGCGCGACCACGGCACCGACGCGGCGATGAAGGTCGCCCGGTGCTCGTATCTGGCCGGCTGCGCGGGCAGCTCCAACACGCTTGCCGGGATGGTGTACGCCCTCCCCGTATACGGCACGATGGCGCATTCCTACGTTATGTCGTATGATGACGAGCTCGAGGCGTTTCGCGCGTACGCGCGGAGCTTCCCCGACGCGTGCCTGCTGCTCATCGACACGTACGACGCGGTGCAGGGCGCGCGGAACGCCGCGATCGTCGCCGCCGAACTGCGGGCTCAGGGGCACCGCCTTCGCGGCGTCCGCCTCGACAGCGGCGATCTGCTCGACCTGAGCCGAAAAGTACGCCGCATCCTCGACGATGCCGGGGCTCGGGATGCGCAGATTCTCGCGAGCGGGGACCTCAACGAAGACAAGATCGGCCGCCTGCTCGAGGCGGGCGCCCCGATCGATTCGTTCGGCGTGGGCACCGAGATGGGGACCTCGTACGACGCGCCCGCCGTCGGAGGCGTGTACAAGCTCGTCGAGGACAGCCGAGGGTACCGCGTCAAGCGCAGCGCCGGTAAGGCAACCCTGCCCGGACGCAAACAGATATGGCGGCTCACCCGCAACGGAGAAATCGGAGAAGACATCATCGTGCTCCACGACGAGCCCGCGCCGCCCGGTGGACGGCCGCTCCTCATCGAGGTGATGCGGAACGGGACGCGCATCGTGCGCGAGCCGCTCGAAACCGCGCGCCAACGCTGCCGGGACCGCCTTGCTTCCCTGCCGCCGGCATTGCGGGGCCTCGGCGCCGTCACCTATCCCGTTCAGCGCAGTCCCCGCCTCGATGCGCTCTTTCGGCAGATGACGGGCGTGTCAGATGACGGCCCGTCCGTCAGCCCAGCGTAAAGGCCGAAGGCTACCGTATCAGGTCAGATCGTACTCCCCGCCCGACGCCCACGCCGACCGTGGCCCGCCACCTCCGTCACGGCGCCGCGATTTGCGGTTGCACCGCGAAGATCCCGATCTTCGGCTGCACGAGCCGCGCGAAATCCTCGTACGTCATCGTCATCACCAGATCGTGCGTTCCTGCGTTGAAGAGGATCACCGGATCGCGGGTCAGCCCCCGATCCACCAACACCGGGATGTGGTACAGGTTGCCAAACGGCGGCATCGCCCCCGCGTCGCAGTCCGGGAACGCGCGCAAGAATTCGGCTTCCGTGGCCAGCCGCGCCTTCTTCGCCCCTAGCGCCTCGCTCACCCACGGCACGTTGACGTGCGAGGTGCCCGGGACGACGACCATGATCAGACGCTGATCCGCCATGACCAGCACCACCTTGGCGATCAGCTTGCCCGGCACGTGTTCCACCTGCGCGAGCTCCTGAGCCGTGTACCGCGGAGCGTGGTGCGAGACCTGATACGCGACCCCCGCCATGTCAAGATACTCCCGCAAACGCTCCAGGCAGGGTGACCGTAATATTGTGGCACCCGTCGACTCGATCTCAGTCATGCTGGCTCACCTCCGGGATGCTCACGTTCACGATAGCGCGGCCTTCCGCACGGGCCTATCGGTCGGCGATACATAGAATCCGTTCCTTTGTCCGATAGTATACGTCAGCAACAACAGCAATGGTGGTGGTGATGGTGATGGTGGCACCCGCAATGATGGCGGTGATGATGATGGTGGTGGTGACCGCAACAGCACCCCTCTTCACCCTTCCCCGCTTGTTCCTCACCCTGTTCTCCGGATGCTCCTTTCAGCGCGCGCTCCAACGCCACCCGCTCCTCCTGGCTGAGACTCTCCAGAATTTTCTGCACGTCCGCCATGTCGTCACCGCCTCTTTCATCGAGATGCCGTATGGGCTACCGTCGCGCCCGGGTGAGACCGCTTTTCACTATCGTAAAAAGACCGGTTCGGCGCCGCCATCAGGCCGGCGACGGATTTACCGGCAGGTCACGGCCCTACGTCAAGAGCAATGCCTCTCGCGACGGAGCGCGTGGGGCGAAGATCGTGCGGCAATGAGCCGGATTCGGGACCCCGTCGCTCGGGACGTCGACAAGCTCCCGCGCGGCGGCGTGGACGCCTTGCTCGTCTGCAACGAAGGCGACCGGCCCCCACACGCTGCGCCGGTCAGCGCCGCCCGCAAACGGGGAAGACGCGGCGATCACCCTGCGGCCTTATTCGAGGCCCTCTTCCTGCTCCGCTTGGCCTCAATAGGGTCCTCCGGGGTGGACTAAGAAGACTTCAATCGTGTTTCCCGGTACACGGCACATCAACAGGCCGGCGCTGACCTCTGCCATACGTCCATGCTAGCCATCCCCGGCCTCAGGGTGGACGGCACGTGCGCCAGGGCTGTCCGATGCATCGGAGACCGGACCGGTGAGCGCGCGAGTCGTGATCCTCGGCGCGGCTGGACGGGATTTCCACAACTTCAACGTCTACTACCGCGACGACCCGGCGGTCACGGTCGTGGCGTTCACCGCAACGCAGATCCCCAACATCGCCGGCCGCCGCTACCCGCTGGAGCTGGCCGGATCCCGCTATTCCGACGGCATCCCGATCGTCTCGGAAGCCGGGCTGGCCGACCTGATCCGGGACCTCCGCGCCGATCAGATGGTCTTTGCGTACAGTGACGTCTCCTACGAGCACCTCATGCACCTGGCCTCGATCGCGCTCGCCTGCGGCGCGGACTTCGTATTGCTTGGCCCGCACCGCACGATGCTCGCCGCGGGGAAGCCTATCGTCGCGGTGTGCGCGGTGAGGACGGGCGCCGGGAAGAGCCCGATCACACGCCGGGTGGCCGAGATCGTCCGGGCCGCGGGGCTGCGCCCCGCCGTCGTCCGGCATCCGATGCCGTATGGAGATCTGGCGCGGCAGGCATGCCAGCGGTTCACGTCGGCGGACGACCTCGACCGCCAGGCCTGCACGATCGAGGAGCGTGAGGAGTACGAGCCGCACCTTGCCCGAGGCCTCCCGGTCTTCGCGGGCGTCGGCTACGCGCGGGTGCTGCCGGCGGCGGAGAAGGAGGCTGATGTCCTCCTGTGGGACGGCGCCAACAACGATCTCCGGTTCATCCGGCCCAATCTCCACATCGTCGTCACCGACGCCTTCCGGCCCGGGCATGAGACCGCGCATTACCCCGGAGAGGCCAACGTACGGATGGCCGACGTGGTGATCATCAGCAAGGTCAATACGGCACCGCCGGAGGCGATCCGGGCAACCGTGAGCACACTCAATCCCCGCGCCCAAATTGTGGAGGCGGACCTGACCATCCTG
This is a stretch of genomic DNA from bacterium. It encodes these proteins:
- a CDS encoding GTPase, yielding MSARVVILGAAGRDFHNFNVYYRDDPAVTVVAFTATQIPNIAGRRYPLELAGSRYSDGIPIVSEAGLADLIRDLRADQMVFAYSDVSYEHLMHLASIALACGADFVLLGPHRTMLAAGKPIVAVCAVRTGAGKSPITRRVAEIVRAAGLRPAVVRHPMPYGDLARQACQRFTSADDLDRQACTIEEREEYEPHLARGLPVFAGVGYARVLPAAEKEADVLLWDGANNDLRFIRPNLHIVVTDAFRPGHETAHYPGEANVRMADVVIISKVNTAPPEAIRATVSTLNPRAQIVEADLTILVDREDRIRDHRALVVEDGPTLTHGGMAFGAGTLAAQRLGASLVDPRPWAQGSIADAYREYPHLGPVLPAIGYGDRQLRDLEATIAAVPCDVVVCATPVDLQRVITIAQPIVRVTYEARDRPEGVLATAVLAAVR
- a CDS encoding YbaK/EbsC family protein, whose amino-acid sequence is MAGVAYQVSHHAPRYTAQELAQVEHVPGKLIAKVVLVMADQRLIMVVVPGTSHVNVPWVSEALGAKKARLATEAEFLRAFPDCDAGAMPPFGNLYHIPVLVDRGLTRDPVILFNAGTHDLVMTMTYEDFARLVQPKIGIFAVQPQIAAP
- a CDS encoding nicotinate phosphoribosyltransferase, translated to MRDFVTVETVALLTDLYELTMAQGYFREARNERATFDLFVRTLPPRRGFLVAAGLDTILEYLEDLRFSEQSIAYLRTLRLFDDAFLDYLRTFAFTGDVRAIPEGELVFPQEPLVEVTAPRIEAQLVETFLLNQINCQTMLATKAARVVLAAGGRPVVDFSPRRDHGTDAAMKVARCSYLAGCAGSSNTLAGMVYALPVYGTMAHSYVMSYDDELEAFRAYARSFPDACLLLIDTYDAVQGARNAAIVAAELRAQGHRLRGVRLDSGDLLDLSRKVRRILDDAGARDAQILASGDLNEDKIGRLLEAGAPIDSFGVGTEMGTSYDAPAVGGVYKLVEDSRGYRVKRSAGKATLPGRKQIWRLTRNGEIGEDIIVLHDEPAPPGGRPLLIEVMRNGTRIVREPLETARQRCRDRLASLPPALRGLGAVTYPVQRSPRLDALFRQMTGVSDDGPSVSPA